Genomic DNA from Luteitalea sp.:
GCGCGATGGTGGACGCGGAGTGAGCCGCGGGCACTAGGATTAGGTAAGGACGCTTCGCCGACGGCGTCCGTGACGGCGCGCTCGGCGAGCGCGCCCTACCATCGTGCCTCGGCGAGACGTCCTAGGCCGCCCGCTTTTCCGTCTTCGACAGGTGCTCGAGCCCTTTCTCGAGAATCTGATCCTTGGTGGGCGCCTCCTGGCCGAACTCGACGTCCGGCTCGTCGACTTCGACCTGCGGCTCGAGCCCTTCACCGTGAATGGGCTTGCCAGCGGGATCGAGGAAGCGCGCATAGGTGAGCCAGAGGCCACTGCCGTCTGGCAACGCGACGAGCTTTTGGAGGCCGGCGCGTCCCAGCGTGTGCTCGCCGATTAGCGTCGCGCGCTTGTTGCCCACCAGCGCCGCGGCAAACGTCTCAGCCGCGCTCGATGACCCGTTCGTGGCGAGCAGCACCACCGGCCAGGTCACGCTTCCATCGCCCTCACGCGTGCTATAGGTGGTCTTGGGCTCGTTCCGCACCTCTTTGATGCCGAGCGTGCCGCTCTTCACGAACAGGCGCGCGACGTCGATGCCGGCCTCCGGCTCGCCCTCCGCCGTATGACGGACGTCGACGATGAGCCGAGTCGCCCCCTGACCCTTGAGCTGTTCGATGCCCGCTGCGACCTCATCGGCTACCTGCGGTCCAAACGCTGCGATGCGCAGGTATCCAACGCCTGGAGCTTGCATGCGTGCCGTCACTTCCACGG
This window encodes:
- a CDS encoding PDZ domain-containing protein, whose protein sequence is MSSRTRLTIVLLSMPLMVFAVVGGWLGRHASARENTFQHLRVFEDVVSLIVNNYFEEANTEEVLDGAMRGLAEGLDPDCAYLTPEQARQLENGDAAPDGTTGIELTRQFYLRVVAVRDRSPAAKAGLRTGDYVRAIDGKSTRPMSVFEGRQLLAGAVGSSVKLTVLRGSAAEPHDVALTRAKQPAVEVTARMQAPGVGYLRIAAFGPQVADEVAAGIEQLKGQGATRLIVDVRHTAEGEPEAGIDVARLFVKSGTLGIKEVRNEPKTTYSTREGDGSVTWPVVLLATNGSSSAAETFAAALVGNKRATLIGEHTLGRAGLQKLVALPDGSGLWLTYARFLDPAGKPIHGEGLEPQVEVDEPDVEFGQEAPTKDQILEKGLEHLSKTEKRAA